A genome region from Akkermansiaceae bacterium includes the following:
- a CDS encoding DUF1800 domain-containing protein yields MLPKSTGKWTEAEARHLLNRAGFGGSPQEIATFHGLGREKAVDLLLHPTEPEDAFRLPDWCNREQALADARMRREQFMDAQKSRSGMTASEAEAQRRKAFQQFQQDNRRNSVEAQGWWFNRILKTSAPLREKMTLFWHDHFASSIQKVKQPVLMMEQNRLFREHAFGSFKELTQSIVRDPAMMLYLDTQRSSKAMPNENFAREVMELFTLGEGNYTEQDVKEAARAFTGFQLNRFNGNVSQNAAAWDSGEKMIFGKSGAYNGRDVVNLIFQKDACARFMVGKFWEFFAYESPLESAMEDLAKTFRDADYEVKPVLREIFLSREFYGEKAMSTQIKCPVQYLVQMLKELEMDSAPMGFPIMGQTQLGQVLFMPPNVAGWDWGKAWINTNTLLTRYNLAGALTKGTMAGSMRGRDGMERMGRLRELAGRIAKGPDFAKIAAEPERNDTEALVDGLIGRFFCVPIPEKARQSFIAYADSKKGVSFTDAELGELCHLMMSTPYYQLC; encoded by the coding sequence ATGTTACCGAAATCGACAGGAAAATGGACGGAGGCGGAGGCGAGGCATCTGCTCAACAGGGCGGGATTCGGGGGCTCACCGCAAGAGATCGCGACATTCCATGGGCTTGGAAGGGAGAAGGCCGTGGATTTGTTGCTGCACCCGACGGAGCCTGAGGATGCGTTCCGCCTGCCCGATTGGTGCAACAGGGAGCAGGCGCTGGCAGATGCGCGGATGCGCCGGGAGCAATTCATGGACGCGCAGAAATCGCGCAGCGGCATGACGGCATCGGAGGCTGAGGCGCAGCGGCGGAAAGCCTTCCAGCAGTTCCAGCAGGACAACCGCCGGAATTCCGTCGAAGCGCAGGGCTGGTGGTTCAACCGGATTTTGAAAACCTCTGCGCCGCTGCGTGAGAAGATGACGCTTTTCTGGCACGACCATTTCGCCAGCTCGATCCAGAAGGTCAAGCAGCCCGTCCTGATGATGGAGCAGAACAGGCTGTTCCGTGAGCATGCGTTCGGGAGCTTCAAGGAGCTGACGCAATCCATCGTGAGGGATCCTGCCATGATGCTTTACCTGGACACGCAGCGATCCAGCAAGGCGATGCCGAACGAGAATTTCGCCCGTGAGGTGATGGAGCTGTTCACTCTCGGTGAGGGGAATTACACGGAGCAGGATGTGAAAGAGGCCGCTCGGGCGTTCACCGGGTTCCAGTTGAACCGTTTCAACGGAAATGTAAGCCAGAACGCGGCGGCATGGGACTCGGGGGAGAAAATGATTTTCGGGAAATCCGGGGCGTACAACGGTCGGGATGTGGTGAACCTGATTTTCCAGAAGGATGCCTGCGCGAGGTTCATGGTGGGGAAATTCTGGGAGTTCTTCGCGTATGAATCGCCGTTGGAATCCGCCATGGAGGATCTGGCGAAAACTTTCCGGGATGCGGATTATGAGGTGAAGCCGGTGTTACGGGAGATTTTCCTATCGAGGGAATTTTACGGCGAGAAGGCGATGTCCACCCAGATCAAGTGCCCGGTGCAATACCTCGTGCAGATGCTCAAGGAGCTGGAGATGGATTCCGCCCCCATGGGTTTCCCCATCATGGGGCAGACGCAGCTCGGCCAGGTGCTTTTCATGCCGCCGAACGTGGCCGGTTGGGACTGGGGCAAGGCATGGATCAACACCAACACGCTCCTAACAAGATACAACCTCGCCGGCGCGCTCACCAAGGGCACGATGGCCGGCAGCATGCGCGGGCGCGATGGCATGGAACGGATGGGACGCCTGCGCGAGCTGGCGGGCAGGATCGCGAAGGGGCCTGACTTCGCCAAAATCGCCGCGGAGCCGGAGCGGAATGATACGGAGGCGCTCGTGGACGGCCTGATCGGCAGGTTTTTCTGCGTGCCGATCCCTGAAAAGGCGAGGCAATCCTTCATCGCCTACGCGGACTCGAAAAAGGGTGTCAGTTTCACCGACGCTGAACTCGGCGAACTGTGCCACCTGATGATGAGCACCCCTTATTACCAACTTTGCTGA
- a CDS encoding U32 family peptidase, with the protein MSKQPDNKPELLSPAGNWDCAKAAVAAGADAIYFGLPKFNARLRADNFSEADLTELMAYLHKHGVKGFVAMNTLIFTGELEAAEQQLRTIAAAGVDALIIQDLGLAKMARAIAPDVELHASTQMTITSPEGLAFLETIFPMERAVLARELSISEIERFNSSLITDHLALSTPLEVFVHGALCVAYSGQCLTSESLGQRSANRGECAQACRMPYEIVVDGESRDLGEHRYLLSPQDLAAVDLIPDLVRAGVKSFKIEGRLKTPEYVAAVTRVYRKALDACTNPAPSPTVTEADRYALEMTFSRGLTTGWLAGTNHPYLTHGKFGKKRGPFLGTITEAQNGWIRLDTPPSEQIPPLKAGDGIVFDAGENRDLEQGASIWKIENDRIIFHRTFSGINFDRIRPGVTLYKTADPALESEIRKFWQNAKPPLKKTPLHLTVNGKPGEPLTLACGDVSCSTESHLEPASGRPLTTETLTKQLSRLGDTPYELASLDNRIEGDCHLPLSALNQLRRDLVAAVSDHQAEQYPNPSPSAASSKDLFPEPSNHPIPNPPSLSVLTRTLDQLESAIEANIPQIYCDFEDPRRYKAAVELTRGTTSEIILATPRIIKTGETGYLKLIGRANPHGLLLRNLAALHHFKNSPLIKIGDFSLNVANPLTARILRESARLDRLTISYDLNISQALDLLAKTPPDWLELTLHQHMPMFHMEHCVFCTFLSSGTTYKDCGRPCEKHTVHLRDRVGQLHRLQADVGCRNTLFNGRAQTGGRFFPQLLASGLRHFRIELLDEDRDSATSTITAYQALLSGEISPDQLLSRIHATEKLGVTEGTLA; encoded by the coding sequence TTGAGCAAACAACCGGACAACAAACCCGAACTCCTCTCCCCCGCCGGAAACTGGGACTGCGCCAAAGCCGCCGTCGCCGCCGGTGCCGACGCGATCTACTTCGGCCTGCCGAAATTCAACGCCCGCCTCCGCGCCGACAACTTTTCCGAAGCCGATCTCACCGAGCTGATGGCGTATCTGCACAAGCACGGCGTGAAAGGCTTCGTCGCGATGAACACACTCATCTTCACCGGCGAACTGGAAGCCGCCGAGCAGCAACTCCGCACCATCGCCGCCGCCGGAGTCGATGCCCTCATCATCCAGGATCTCGGCCTTGCGAAAATGGCGCGCGCCATCGCGCCGGACGTGGAGTTGCACGCCTCCACCCAGATGACCATCACCTCCCCGGAAGGCCTCGCATTCCTGGAAACCATCTTCCCCATGGAGCGCGCCGTCCTAGCCCGCGAACTCTCCATCTCAGAAATCGAACGCTTCAACTCTTCCCTGATCACTGATCACTTGGCACTTTCCACTCCGCTGGAAGTCTTCGTCCACGGAGCCCTCTGCGTCGCCTATTCCGGCCAATGCCTCACCTCCGAATCCCTCGGCCAGCGCTCCGCAAACCGCGGCGAATGCGCCCAGGCTTGCCGCATGCCCTACGAGATCGTCGTCGATGGCGAATCCCGCGACCTCGGCGAGCACCGCTACCTTCTCTCCCCGCAGGATCTCGCCGCCGTCGATCTCATCCCCGATCTCGTCAGGGCGGGCGTGAAAAGTTTCAAGATCGAAGGCCGCCTCAAAACCCCGGAATATGTCGCCGCCGTCACCCGCGTCTACCGCAAGGCGCTCGATGCCTGCACAAACCCGGCACCCTCGCCGACGGTCACGGAAGCCGATCGCTACGCACTCGAAATGACCTTCTCCCGCGGCCTCACCACCGGCTGGCTCGCGGGCACCAACCACCCATACCTCACCCACGGCAAGTTCGGCAAAAAGCGCGGCCCCTTCCTCGGCACGATCACCGAAGCCCAGAACGGCTGGATCCGCCTCGACACACCGCCCTCGGAACAAATCCCCCCGCTCAAGGCCGGCGACGGCATCGTCTTCGACGCCGGCGAGAACCGCGATCTCGAACAGGGTGCCTCCATCTGGAAAATCGAGAACGACCGCATCATCTTCCACCGCACCTTTTCCGGAATCAATTTCGACCGCATCCGCCCCGGCGTCACCCTCTACAAGACCGCCGACCCCGCCCTGGAATCCGAGATCCGCAAGTTCTGGCAAAACGCGAAGCCGCCGCTGAAGAAAACCCCGCTCCATCTCACGGTCAACGGCAAGCCCGGCGAACCTCTAACCCTCGCGTGCGGGGATGTTTCCTGTTCCACCGAATCCCACTTGGAGCCCGCATCAGGCCGCCCGCTCACCACCGAGACACTCACCAAACAGCTTTCCCGCCTCGGCGACACCCCCTACGAACTCGCTTCCCTAGACAACCGGATCGAAGGCGATTGCCACCTCCCCCTCTCCGCCCTCAACCAGCTCCGCCGCGACCTCGTGGCTGCGGTTTCCGACCACCAGGCCGAACAATACCCGAACCCTTCCCCCTCCGCCGCATCCTCAAAAGATCTCTTCCCCGAACCATCCAATCACCCAATCCCCAATCCCCCTTCACTGAGCGTCCTCACCCGCACCTTGGACCAGCTCGAATCCGCAATCGAAGCCAACATCCCCCAAATCTACTGCGACTTCGAAGACCCCCGCCGCTACAAGGCAGCCGTCGAACTCACCCGCGGAACCACCAGCGAAATCATCCTCGCCACCCCCCGGATCATCAAGACCGGCGAGACCGGTTACCTGAAACTCATCGGGCGCGCCAACCCTCACGGACTTCTCCTCCGCAACCTCGCCGCCCTCCACCATTTCAAAAACTCACCCCTCATCAAGATCGGCGATTTCTCCCTCAACGTCGCCAACCCCCTCACCGCGAGAATCCTCAGGGAATCCGCCCGCCTCGACCGCCTCACCATCTCCTACGACCTCAACATCTCCCAAGCCCTCGACCTGTTAGCAAAAACCCCGCCCGATTGGCTGGAACTCACCCTTCACCAGCACATGCCCATGTTCCATATGGAGCACTGCGTGTTCTGCACCTTCCTCAGCTCGGGCACCACCTACAAGGACTGCGGCCGCCCCTGCGAGAAACACACCGTCCACCTCCGCGACCGCGTCGGCCAGCTCCACCGCCTCCAGGCCGATGTCGGCTGCCGCAACACCCTCTTCAACGGCCGCGCCCAGACCGGCGGCCGCTTTTTCCCGCAGCTCCTCGCCTCCGGCCTCCGCCATTTCCGCATCGAGCTCCTCGACGAAGACCGCGACTCCGCCACCTCCACGATCACGGCCTACCAAGCCCTCCTTTCCGGGGAAATCTCACCCGACCAACTCCTCTCCCGCATCCACGCCACCGAGAAACTCGGCGTCACAGAAGGCACCCTCGCGTAG
- a CDS encoding CDP-alcohol phosphatidyltransferase family protein, giving the protein MNGKNTDDPKVTCYSGGEAGFMAWSQGLRAALLDPLLHALTWAHVTANHITVASLLCGLAFVPAFGLVAPWLAFSLLFLHVLLDGLDGPLARFRGTASDRGSFTDTMVDQLVVSVVMIAMIHSGHAGLWPGSLYIFFYLLVVTFAFIRNALKQPYSWLLRPRFIVFIWLMVDVYLWPGTLDWVLWAAVAVLALKSATGFWVIRRRM; this is encoded by the coding sequence ATGAACGGGAAAAACACCGATGACCCGAAAGTGACATGCTACTCCGGCGGCGAAGCCGGGTTCATGGCCTGGTCACAAGGCCTGCGAGCAGCCCTCTTGGACCCGCTGCTCCACGCCCTCACATGGGCCCATGTCACCGCGAACCACATCACGGTCGCCTCCCTCCTCTGCGGCCTCGCGTTCGTACCCGCCTTCGGGTTGGTCGCACCATGGCTGGCCTTCTCCCTGCTTTTCCTGCACGTGCTGCTCGACGGCTTGGACGGCCCATTGGCACGCTTCCGGGGCACGGCATCGGATCGCGGCTCTTTCACCGACACCATGGTCGATCAGCTCGTCGTATCCGTGGTGATGATCGCCATGATCCATTCCGGCCATGCGGGTCTATGGCCGGGATCGCTCTACATCTTCTTCTACCTCCTGGTCGTAACCTTCGCATTCATCCGCAACGCGCTCAAGCAGCCCTACTCGTGGCTTTTGCGCCCGCGCTTCATCGTTTTCATCTGGCTTATGGTGGATGTCTATCTCTGGCCAGGCACCCTCGATTGGGTGCTCTGGGCTGCCGTAGCTGTTTTGGCACTGAAATCCGCAACAGGCTTCTGGGTAATCCGCAGGCGAATGTAA
- a CDS encoding endonuclease/exonuclease/phosphatase family protein: MKWLGVLVAMWFCSGCEKARVPRAVAVSEDGAMELRLMTVNLRYENDGDRGRRAWAQRVIGMVGMIRTNAPDVFGIQEGLHGQVADLRASLPGYGFEGLGRSDGKRAGEYAGIFFRSDRFEQDVGRSGMIWLSATPEKAGSMTWGNEIPRVATWVRLTDRASGQPLWVVNMHLDHRNQPSREKGVRLMAERLVEMNPDGEPVVWMGDFNAVEGNPALAFLSGKASHIPAVEGFDGLVETYDALNAGERERGTLHFWMSDPNRQWKVDHILISRGGEVLESGILRTGEPYLSDHFPVTARVRFPAFGK, encoded by the coding sequence ATGAAATGGCTTGGAGTCCTGGTGGCGATGTGGTTTTGCAGCGGATGCGAAAAGGCGCGGGTTCCGCGAGCGGTGGCGGTGAGCGAGGATGGGGCGATGGAACTCAGGCTGATGACGGTGAACCTGCGCTATGAGAACGATGGGGACAGGGGCAGGCGTGCGTGGGCGCAGCGGGTGATCGGGATGGTGGGGATGATTCGCACGAATGCTCCTGATGTGTTCGGTATCCAGGAAGGGCTGCATGGGCAGGTGGCGGATCTGCGGGCTTCGCTGCCGGGCTACGGGTTTGAGGGCTTGGGGCGCAGCGACGGGAAGCGCGCCGGTGAGTATGCGGGGATTTTTTTCCGCAGCGACCGCTTCGAGCAGGATGTGGGAAGGAGCGGGATGATCTGGCTTTCGGCAACGCCGGAGAAGGCCGGCTCGATGACATGGGGCAATGAAATCCCAAGGGTGGCGACCTGGGTGAGGCTGACGGATCGCGCCAGCGGGCAGCCGCTGTGGGTGGTGAACATGCACCTGGATCACCGCAACCAGCCATCCCGTGAAAAGGGGGTGAGGCTGATGGCGGAGCGGCTCGTGGAGATGAATCCGGACGGTGAGCCGGTGGTGTGGATGGGGGATTTCAATGCGGTGGAGGGAAATCCGGCGCTGGCCTTTCTATCCGGGAAGGCAAGCCACATCCCGGCAGTGGAGGGTTTCGACGGATTGGTCGAGACCTACGACGCGCTCAATGCGGGGGAGAGAGAGCGCGGCACCCTGCATTTCTGGATGAGCGATCCGAACCGGCAGTGGAAGGTGGATCACATCCTCATCTCTCGGGGAGGGGAGGTTCTGGAATCGGGAATCCTCCGGACGGGGGAGCCGTATCTGTCGGATCATTTTCCGGTGACGGCACGGGTTCGTTTTCCGGCGTTTGGGAAATGA
- a CDS encoding septum formation initiator family protein encodes MAKKRMTAEKLAKMESANNFIQWINKILCVALAVAFGLLIAATALPQKRELEKLQAQLRAVQEREKNTLARKEHKEIELQALREDSSFLEIHARDRLNYYREGERVLRFGGGR; translated from the coding sequence ATGGCGAAAAAGCGAATGACAGCCGAGAAGCTGGCCAAGATGGAGTCGGCCAACAATTTCATCCAGTGGATCAACAAGATTCTCTGCGTCGCCTTGGCCGTTGCCTTCGGCCTGCTCATTGCGGCCACCGCACTCCCACAGAAGAGGGAACTCGAAAAACTCCAGGCACAGCTGCGCGCGGTGCAGGAACGTGAGAAAAACACACTTGCCCGCAAGGAACACAAGGAAATCGAGCTCCAGGCACTGCGCGAGGATTCTTCCTTCCTCGAGATCCACGCCCGCGACCGGCTCAACTACTACCGCGAAGGCGAAAGGGTCCTGCGCTTCGGCGGGGGGCGCTGA
- the bioB gene encoding biotin synthase BioB, with product MTLTELQSLHSLPFFDLIQKSREVHQANWANPEVQLCTLLSIKTGGCSEDCSYCAQSARYNSGVESERLMAKCDIMERAKIAAETGSTRFCMGAAWRGVRGGTQRFEQVLDIIQDVSKLGMEVCVTLGELGPEEAVRLKEAGVTAYNHNLDTSPEHYPNIVTSHTYEDRLRTISNVQKAGMSVCCGGILGLGETITDRLRMLEVISNFDPQPESVPINSLMPMPGTPLAENPQVDTFDIVRMIAVTRIAIPKAKVRLSAGRTRLSDEAQALCFFAGANSIFYGDKLLTAKNPTVEKDQILLAKLGLSPLAPDVPTACCSSEECEPAHA from the coding sequence ATGACCCTAACAGAACTCCAGTCCCTCCATTCCCTGCCGTTTTTTGATCTCATCCAGAAATCCCGGGAAGTCCACCAGGCAAACTGGGCCAACCCCGAGGTGCAGCTCTGCACCCTCCTCTCCATCAAGACCGGCGGCTGCTCCGAGGATTGTTCCTACTGCGCCCAGTCCGCACGCTATAATTCCGGCGTAGAGTCCGAGCGCCTGATGGCGAAGTGCGACATCATGGAGCGCGCCAAGATCGCCGCCGAGACCGGCTCCACCCGCTTCTGCATGGGCGCGGCATGGCGCGGTGTGCGCGGCGGCACGCAGCGCTTCGAGCAAGTCCTCGATATCATCCAGGACGTTTCCAAGCTCGGCATGGAAGTCTGCGTCACCCTCGGCGAGCTCGGCCCGGAGGAAGCGGTGCGGCTTAAGGAGGCGGGCGTCACCGCCTACAACCACAACCTCGACACCTCCCCGGAGCACTATCCGAACATCGTCACCTCCCATACCTACGAAGACCGCCTGCGCACCATTTCCAACGTCCAGAAAGCCGGCATGTCCGTCTGCTGCGGCGGCATCCTCGGCCTCGGCGAAACCATCACCGACCGCCTCCGCATGTTGGAAGTCATCTCGAACTTTGATCCCCAGCCGGAATCCGTGCCGATCAATTCCCTCATGCCCATGCCCGGCACCCCGCTTGCGGAAAACCCGCAGGTCGACACCTTCGACATCGTCCGCATGATCGCCGTCACCCGCATCGCGATCCCGAAGGCGAAAGTCCGCCTCTCCGCCGGCCGCACCCGCCTTTCCGACGAAGCGCAGGCACTCTGCTTCTTCGCCGGTGCTAACTCGATCTTCTACGGCGACAAGCTCCTCACCGCCAAGAACCCTACCGTCGAGAAAGACCAAATACTCCTCGCAAAGCTCGGCCTCTCCCCGCTAGCCCCGGATGTTCCGACCGCATGCTGTTCTTCGGAGGAATGCGAGCCAGCACACGCCTGA
- a CDS encoding glycosyltransferase encodes MAAPLIRPALEIDGKFFRRNGRRLWLKTVTYGPFPPEKEPLAAVELARIRDAGFDSIRLFSLPDRQLLEAAERCGVIVFAGLDWNHHEDFLSQPGILSAARIRLAGWLETHANHPALAGIYVGNEIPCDLVRWMGPAPVREAIEGLIELGKRTAPHLLFAYANYPSTEYLEPGTADFSAFNIYLEEKEPFAAYLRRLQNIAGDRPLLVSEFGMDTHRNSPGAQAHSLGWALEIAHREETAGFTAYAWSDLWMNAGREILDWSFGITDRMGNPKPALQVCRDFSPAPPATGLRFSVIVCTRNGGERIENCLRAIAAMDGGPYETLVIDDGSDDGTAKIVSRNFPNVRLLSIPPSGLSAARNIGADAASGDILAFTDDDCEPDREWLVRLGKAFLDPGISAAGGPNLPPLARTPIEAVIRSAPGAPSHVLLDDTRAEHLPGCNIAVRKEVFAAVGGFDPIFRTAGDDVDFCWRLSDSGHRLGFVPGAFVWHWRRPSIRAFLRQQMGYGKAEKLLLAKHPVRFGKNGDARWTGFVYGGGAVGVGETSIIYHGAMGQAGYQSIVNRMLPLRPIDPTFRDCRTEFLLSFLNLLQPMARRWARNRRFKLPSSKALPPHPEPTLEFGIPGDDTTCRDHHLRALLEKGWQATGDTDPWDLEKGGTRILIATARPGPNMTNNLFRVWGSPEAALALRREISA; translated from the coding sequence GTGGCGGCGCCCCTGATCAGACCAGCATTGGAAATCGACGGAAAATTCTTCCGCCGCAACGGTCGGCGCCTTTGGCTCAAAACCGTCACCTACGGCCCGTTTCCGCCGGAGAAGGAACCGCTTGCCGCCGTCGAGCTCGCAAGGATCCGGGACGCCGGATTCGACTCGATACGGCTCTTCTCGCTGCCCGATCGCCAGCTCCTGGAAGCGGCGGAACGCTGCGGGGTGATCGTTTTCGCAGGGCTGGATTGGAATCACCACGAGGATTTCCTCTCGCAGCCCGGCATACTCTCCGCTGCGCGCATCCGGTTGGCGGGCTGGCTGGAAACCCACGCCAACCACCCCGCGCTGGCAGGGATATATGTGGGAAACGAAATCCCCTGCGACCTCGTCCGCTGGATGGGGCCGGCTCCCGTCCGCGAGGCCATCGAGGGACTCATCGAACTCGGCAAGCGCACCGCGCCCCATCTCCTTTTCGCCTACGCGAATTATCCCTCCACCGAATACCTCGAGCCCGGCACCGCCGATTTCTCCGCCTTCAACATCTACCTTGAGGAAAAGGAACCCTTCGCCGCCTACCTCCGCCGCCTCCAGAACATCGCGGGCGACCGCCCCTTGCTTGTTTCCGAATTCGGCATGGACACCCACCGCAATTCCCCCGGCGCGCAGGCGCATTCCCTCGGCTGGGCCTTGGAAATTGCCCACCGGGAGGAAACCGCCGGATTCACCGCCTATGCCTGGAGCGATCTCTGGATGAACGCCGGCCGCGAGATCCTCGACTGGAGCTTCGGCATCACCGACCGCATGGGAAACCCGAAACCCGCGCTCCAGGTTTGCCGCGACTTTTCACCCGCCCCGCCCGCAACCGGCCTGCGGTTTTCCGTCATCGTCTGCACCCGCAACGGCGGCGAGCGCATCGAGAATTGCCTCCGCGCCATCGCGGCCATGGACGGCGGCCCCTACGAGACCCTTGTCATCGACGATGGCTCCGATGACGGCACCGCTAAGATCGTCTCCCGAAATTTCCCGAATGTGCGCCTGCTTTCCATCCCACCCTCCGGCCTGAGCGCGGCCCGCAACATCGGAGCGGATGCCGCCTCCGGGGACATCCTCGCGTTCACCGACGACGACTGCGAGCCCGACCGCGAGTGGCTCGTCCGCCTCGGGAAAGCGTTCCTCGATCCAGGAATCTCCGCCGCCGGCGGCCCCAACCTGCCGCCGCTGGCACGGACTCCGATTGAGGCGGTGATCCGCTCCGCACCGGGTGCACCGAGCCATGTTCTCCTTGACGACACCCGCGCGGAGCACCTGCCCGGCTGCAACATCGCGGTGAGGAAAGAGGTTTTCGCGGCGGTCGGCGGCTTCGATCCCATCTTCCGCACCGCCGGCGACGATGTGGATTTCTGCTGGCGGCTCAGCGACTCGGGCCACCGCCTCGGCTTCGTCCCCGGCGCATTCGTATGGCATTGGCGCAGGCCTTCGATCCGCGCCTTCCTGAGGCAGCAGATGGGTTATGGAAAAGCGGAGAAGCTCTTGCTCGCAAAGCATCCGGTCCGCTTCGGGAAAAACGGTGACGCGCGCTGGACGGGTTTCGTCTATGGCGGCGGCGCGGTGGGGGTCGGCGAAACATCCATCATCTACCACGGCGCGATGGGACAAGCCGGTTACCAATCCATCGTCAACCGCATGCTGCCGCTCCGTCCCATCGATCCAACGTTCCGCGACTGCCGCACGGAATTTCTCCTCAGCTTTCTGAACCTCCTGCAACCCATGGCCCGCCGGTGGGCCAGAAACAGGCGTTTTAAGCTTCCGTCTTCAAAGGCTCTCCCTCCGCATCCTGAGCCCACTCTCGAGTTCGGCATCCCCGGCGACGACACCACCTGCCGCGACCATCACCTCCGCGCCCTTCTGGAAAAAGGCTGGCAAGCGACGGGCGACACCGACCCATGGGATCTGGAAAAAGGCGGCACCCGCATCCTCATCGCCACGGCCCGGCCCGGCCCGAACATGACCAACAACCTCTTCCGCGTATGGGGCAGCCCCGAAGCCGCGCTGGCCCTGCGAAGGGAGATTTCCGCCTGA
- the queA gene encoding tRNA preQ1(34) S-adenosylmethionine ribosyltransferase-isomerase QueA, producing MSLLTKDYDYHLPEELIASRPLPERSASRMLVIERETGAISHRMFADFPEFLRPDDLLVLNDTRVIPARLFSDDGRTELLCLDRLSPTLWRCLAKPGKRMKEGRTVTVGGTTGTVVEVMENGDRIIRWDAPLDLEKHGHLALPHYMGRDDEDSDKERYQTVFAKEEGAIAAPTAGLHFTPEMLSGIKHDFITLHVGVGTFRPVTVEDIGAHVMHSEKYSVRPEAAERINAAGRLIACGTTVTRVLESLASDAARICPQAAMSGETDIFLHPPYRFKAVDALLTNFHLPQSTLIMLVSALAGRELTLEAYRQAVAERYRFYSYGDCMLIL from the coding sequence ATGTCCCTGCTCACCAAAGACTACGACTACCACCTGCCGGAGGAACTCATCGCCTCCCGCCCGCTGCCCGAGCGCTCCGCTTCCAGGATGCTCGTCATCGAGCGTGAAACGGGAGCCATCTCACACCGCATGTTCGCCGATTTTCCGGAGTTCTTGCGCCCGGACGATCTCCTGGTTCTCAACGACACCCGCGTGATCCCCGCCCGCCTTTTTTCCGATGACGGGCGCACCGAGCTACTATGCCTCGACCGCCTCTCGCCCACACTCTGGCGATGCCTTGCAAAGCCGGGCAAGCGCATGAAAGAGGGCCGCACCGTCACCGTCGGCGGAACCACCGGAACCGTCGTGGAGGTCATGGAAAACGGCGACCGCATCATACGCTGGGACGCGCCGCTGGACTTGGAAAAACACGGGCACCTCGCTTTGCCGCATTACATGGGGCGCGACGACGAGGACTCCGACAAGGAACGCTACCAGACCGTTTTCGCAAAGGAGGAGGGAGCCATCGCCGCGCCCACCGCAGGCCTGCATTTCACCCCGGAGATGCTATCTGGCATCAAGCATGATTTCATCACCCTGCATGTCGGGGTAGGCACTTTCCGCCCCGTCACCGTGGAGGACATAGGCGCGCATGTGATGCACTCGGAAAAGTATAGCGTCAGGCCGGAGGCGGCGGAACGGATCAACGCCGCCGGGCGGCTCATCGCTTGCGGAACCACCGTCACCCGCGTGCTCGAATCGCTGGCATCCGATGCGGCGCGGATCTGCCCTCAGGCGGCCATGAGCGGGGAAACCGATATCTTCCTGCACCCGCCATACCGCTTCAAGGCCGTCGATGCGCTGCTGACGAATTTCCACCTGCCGCAGTCCACCCTCATCATGCTCGTCTCCGCCCTGGCCGGCCGCGAGCTAACCCTCGAAGCCTATCGCCAGGCGGTCGCGGAGAGATACCGTTTCTATTCCTACGGCGATTGCATGCTGATCCTGTGA